In Methylovirgula sp., a single genomic region encodes these proteins:
- the rpoB gene encoding DNA-directed RNA polymerase subunit beta, with the protein MAQPITQTFSGRKRVRKFFGHIREVAEMPNLIEVQKASYDQFLLVNEPEGGRPNEGLESVFRSVFPISDFAGVSQLEFLKYVFEQPKYDVDECRQRGMTFAAPLKVTLRLIVFDVDPETGAKSVKDIKEQDVYMGDMPFMTSNGTFVVNGTERVIVSQMHRSPGVFFDHDKGKSHSSGKLLFAARIIPYRGSWLDIEFDAKDIVYARIDRRRKIPVTSLLFALGMDGEEILSTFYNTVIYTRAGEGWRVPFDAERMKGVKATENMIDADTGEVAVEAGKKLTVRAARQLVERGLKAIRAQDVDLHGQYIATDLYNPSTGEIFAEAGDEITAKTLPALIEAGFEELPILDIDHINIGPYIRNTLAVDKNSSREEALFDIYRVMRPGEPPTLDTAEAMFHSLFFDDERYDLSAVGRVKMNMRLDLDAPDTMRVLRKADIVAVVRALVDLRDGRGEIDDIDHLGNRRVRSVGELMENQYRLGLLRMERAIKERMSSVDIDTVMPQDLINAKPAAAAVREFFGSSQLSQFMDQTNPLSEITHKRRLSALGPGGLTRERAGFEVRDVHPTHYGRICPIETPEGPNIGLINSLATFARVNKYGFIESPYRRVKDSLVTDEVIYLSAMEESKHYVAQANAPVDGQRHLTEDLVVCRHAGDVIMVPAERVDFMDVSPKQLVSVAAALIPFLENDDANRALMGSNMQRQAVPLVKADAPFVGTGMESVVARDSGAAIAARRAGVVDQIDATRIVVRATEEADPSKPGVDIYRLLKFQRSNQSTCINQKPLVRVGDLVRKGDILADGPSTDLGDLALGRNVLVAFMPWNGYNFEDSILLNERIVKDDVFTSIHIDEFEVMARDTKLGPEEITRDIPNVSEEALKNLDEAGIVYIGAEVQAGDILCGKITPKGESPMTPEEKLLRAIFGEKASDVRDTSMRVPPGVQGTIVEVRVFNRHGVEKDERAQAIEREEIERLAKDRDDELAILDRNVYSRLAELLSGKTAISGPKGFKKDTVLSRDILESHPRSQWWIFAVEDDKLMAETEAMRKQYDEAKKGLESRFLDKVEKLQRGDELPPGVMKMVKVFVAVKRKIQPGDKMAGRHGNKGVVSKIVPPEDMPFLADGTPVDIVLNPLGVPSRMNVGQILETHLGWACAGLGKQVSDAVNAYQRSHDAGPLRGTLSHIYGAKKEIDALSEETLLEVGENLRRGVPIATPVFDGAHEKDIVDMLNEAGLDASGQVTLYDGRTGESFDRKVTVGYIYMLKLHHLVDDKIHARSIGPYSLVTQQPLGGKAQFGGQRFGEMEVWALEAYGAAYTLQEMLTVKSDDVAGRTKVYESIVRGDDAFESGIPESFNVLVKEMRSLGLNVELTMAAKPEELPPAEAAE; encoded by the coding sequence ATGGCCCAACCCATAACGCAAACTTTCTCTGGCCGGAAGCGGGTTCGCAAGTTTTTCGGACACATTCGCGAAGTGGCGGAAATGCCGAACCTCATCGAGGTTCAGAAGGCATCCTACGATCAATTTCTGCTCGTTAACGAGCCCGAGGGCGGCCGCCCGAACGAAGGCCTCGAGTCCGTGTTCCGCTCGGTCTTCCCGATCTCCGATTTCGCGGGCGTGTCGCAGCTCGAGTTCCTGAAATACGTTTTCGAACAGCCGAAGTACGATGTCGACGAGTGTCGTCAGCGCGGCATGACCTTCGCTGCGCCGCTGAAAGTCACGCTGCGCCTCATCGTATTCGATGTCGATCCGGAAACCGGCGCCAAGTCCGTCAAGGATATCAAAGAGCAGGACGTCTATATGGGCGATATGCCCTTCATGACGTCGAACGGCACCTTTGTCGTCAACGGCACCGAGCGCGTCATCGTCTCGCAGATGCATCGCTCGCCGGGCGTCTTCTTCGATCACGACAAGGGCAAGAGCCACTCTTCGGGCAAGCTGCTTTTCGCGGCGCGTATCATTCCGTATCGCGGCTCCTGGCTCGATATCGAGTTTGATGCCAAGGATATCGTCTATGCGCGTATCGACCGCCGCCGGAAAATCCCGGTGACGTCGCTGCTTTTTGCGCTTGGCATGGACGGCGAAGAAATTCTCAGCACGTTCTATAACACCGTCATCTACACGCGGGCCGGTGAAGGCTGGCGCGTGCCCTTTGACGCGGAGCGGATGAAGGGTGTCAAGGCCACCGAAAATATGATCGACGCCGATACCGGCGAAGTCGCGGTCGAAGCAGGCAAGAAGCTCACTGTCCGTGCGGCGCGGCAATTGGTCGAAAGGGGCCTGAAGGCGATCCGCGCGCAGGATGTGGACCTGCATGGCCAGTACATCGCGACCGACCTCTACAATCCCAGTACCGGCGAAATTTTCGCCGAGGCGGGTGACGAGATCACCGCGAAGACTCTGCCGGCCCTGATCGAGGCGGGCTTCGAGGAACTCCCGATACTCGATATCGACCATATCAACATCGGGCCCTATATCCGTAACACGCTCGCGGTCGACAAGAACTCCTCGCGCGAGGAAGCATTGTTCGACATCTACCGTGTCATGCGTCCAGGCGAGCCGCCGACGCTCGATACGGCGGAAGCGATGTTCCATTCGCTCTTCTTCGACGACGAGCGCTACGATCTCTCGGCCGTCGGCCGCGTCAAGATGAACATGCGCCTCGATCTCGATGCGCCGGATACGATGCGCGTCCTGCGCAAGGCCGATATCGTTGCGGTCGTGCGGGCGCTTGTCGATCTGCGCGATGGACGTGGCGAGATCGACGACATCGATCACCTCGGCAACCGGCGTGTGCGCTCGGTCGGCGAATTGATGGAAAATCAATATCGCCTCGGCCTGCTGCGCATGGAGCGCGCGATCAAGGAGCGCATGTCCTCAGTCGATATCGACACGGTCATGCCGCAGGATTTGATCAACGCGAAGCCCGCGGCCGCGGCGGTGCGCGAGTTTTTTGGCTCGTCGCAGCTCTCGCAGTTCATGGATCAGACCAATCCGCTGTCGGAGATCACCCACAAGCGACGCCTCTCGGCGCTTGGCCCGGGTGGCTTGACGCGCGAGCGCGCCGGCTTCGAAGTGCGCGACGTGCATCCGACGCATTACGGCCGCATCTGTCCGATCGAGACGCCGGAAGGCCCGAACATCGGCCTCATCAATTCGCTCGCCACATTTGCGCGCGTGAACAAGTATGGCTTCATCGAGTCGCCATATCGCCGCGTCAAGGACAGTTTGGTGACGGATGAAGTCATCTACCTGTCGGCGATGGAAGAGTCGAAGCATTACGTCGCCCAGGCCAATGCGCCGGTTGATGGTCAGCGCCATCTGACCGAAGACCTCGTTGTCTGCCGTCATGCCGGCGACGTCATCATGGTCCCGGCCGAACGTGTGGACTTCATGGACGTGTCGCCGAAGCAGCTTGTCTCGGTGGCTGCGGCGCTCATCCCGTTCCTTGAGAACGACGACGCGAACCGCGCGTTGATGGGCTCTAACATGCAGCGCCAGGCGGTGCCGCTTGTGAAGGCTGATGCGCCGTTCGTCGGCACGGGCATGGAATCGGTGGTTGCGCGTGATTCGGGCGCGGCGATCGCGGCACGTCGCGCGGGTGTTGTCGATCAGATCGATGCGACTCGTATCGTTGTGCGTGCAACGGAAGAGGCCGACCCGAGCAAACCCGGCGTCGACATCTACCGGTTGCTCAAGTTCCAGCGTTCGAATCAGTCGACCTGCATCAACCAGAAGCCGCTGGTGCGTGTCGGCGATTTAGTTCGCAAGGGCGACATCCTCGCTGACGGCCCCTCGACCGATCTCGGCGATCTCGCGCTTGGCCGCAACGTGCTCGTCGCGTTCATGCCGTGGAACGGCTATAACTTCGAAGATTCGATCCTGCTCAACGAGCGGATCGTCAAGGACGACGTTTTCACTTCGATTCACATCGATGAATTCGAGGTGATGGCGCGCGACACCAAGCTCGGCCCGGAAGAAATCACGCGCGACATTCCCAACGTCTCGGAAGAGGCGCTGAAGAATCTCGACGAGGCTGGCATCGTCTATATCGGCGCGGAAGTACAGGCGGGCGATATCCTCTGCGGCAAGATCACGCCGAAGGGTGAGAGCCCGATGACGCCGGAAGAGAAGCTCTTGCGCGCCATCTTCGGCGAGAAGGCGTCCGATGTGCGTGACACGTCGATGCGTGTTCCGCCGGGCGTCCAGGGCACGATCGTCGAAGTGCGCGTCTTCAATCGGCACGGCGTCGAGAAGGATGAGCGCGCTCAGGCGATCGAGCGCGAGGAAATCGAGCGGCTCGCCAAGGACCGTGACGACGAGCTCGCAATTCTCGACCGTAACGTTTACAGCCGCCTCGCGGAATTGCTCTCCGGCAAGACGGCGATCTCGGGCCCGAAGGGCTTTAAGAAGGACACGGTGCTGTCGCGCGATATCCTCGAGAGCCATCCGCGTTCGCAATGGTGGATCTTCGCCGTCGAGGACGACAAGCTCATGGCCGAGACCGAGGCCATGCGTAAGCAATATGACGAGGCCAAGAAGGGGCTGGAAAGCCGCTTCCTCGACAAGGTCGAGAAGTTGCAGCGTGGCGATGAATTGCCGCCCGGCGTGATGAAGATGGTGAAAGTCTTCGTCGCGGTGAAGCGCAAGATTCAGCCGGGCGACAAGATGGCCGGCCGTCACGGCAACAAGGGTGTCGTTTCGAAGATCGTGCCGCCGGAGGACATGCCGTTCCTTGCCGACGGGACGCCGGTCGATATCGTGCTCAATCCGCTCGGCGTGCCGAGCCGCATGAATGTTGGCCAGATTCTGGAAACGCACCTTGGCTGGGCCTGCGCTGGTCTCGGCAAGCAGGTCAGCGACGCAGTGAATGCCTATCAGCGGAGCCACGATGCGGGCCCGCTGCGTGGCACGCTGAGCCACATCTACGGTGCCAAGAAGGAAATCGACGCGCTGTCGGAAGAGACCCTGCTTGAAGTTGGCGAAAATCTGCGGCGCGGTGTTCCGATCGCGACACCGGTCTTCGACGGTGCACACGAGAAAGACATCGTCGATATGCTGAACGAAGCCGGGCTCGATGCCTCCGGCCAAGTGACGCTTTACGACGGGCGCACGGGTGAGTCGTTCGATCGCAAAGTGACGGTCGGCTACATATATATGTTGAAGCTGCACCATCTGGTGGACGATAAGATCCACGCGCGCTCGATCGGGCCTTACAGTCTCGTCACCCAGCAGCCGCTGGGCGGCAAGGCGCAGTTCGGCGGCCAGCGCTTCGGCGAAATGGAAGTCTGGGCGCTTGAGGCTTATGGCGCCGCCTACACCTTGCAGGAGATGCTGACGGTGAAGTCGGACGACGTCGCGGGCCGTACGAAGGTCTATGAATCGATCGTGCGCGGCGACGACGCGTTT
- the rplL gene encoding 50S ribosomal protein L7/L12, with protein sequence MANLEKIVEDLSSLTVLEAAELAKLLEDKWGVSAAAAVAVAAGPAAAAAAPVEEKTEFTVVLSAVGDKKIEVIKEVRAVTGLGLKEAKDLVEGAPKPVKEGVTKEEAEKIKATLEKVGAKVELK encoded by the coding sequence ATGGCCAATCTGGAAAAAATCGTCGAAGACCTTTCGAGCCTGACGGTTCTCGAAGCCGCGGAACTCGCCAAGCTACTTGAAGACAAGTGGGGCGTCTCGGCCGCTGCGGCGGTTGCCGTCGCTGCCGGCCCGGCTGCTGCTGCCGCCGCTCCGGTCGAAGAGAAGACCGAGTTCACGGTCGTTCTCTCTGCCGTCGGCGACAAGAAGATCGAAGTTATTAAGGAAGTCCGTGCCGTCACCGGTCTTGGCCTGAAGGAAGCCAAGGATCTCGTCGAAGGCGCGCCGAAGCCCGTCAAGGAAGGCGTGACCAAAGAGGAAGCCGAGAAGATCAAGGCGACCCTCGAGAAGGTCGGCGCGAAGGTCGAGCTTAAGTGA
- the rplJ gene encoding 50S ribosomal protein L10, whose protein sequence is MDRAEKKAAVAALNEVFNKTSVVVVAHYSGLTVAQMQNLRKQMRDAGATVQVAKNRLAKIALEGTDTSSITSLLKGPTLLAYSQDPVAAAKVAVGFAKDNEKLVILGGAMGKTSLNPEAIKSLATLPSLDELRAKLVGLIQAPATKLAQLSTAPAAKLARVISAYANKDAA, encoded by the coding sequence GTGGACAGAGCTGAGAAGAAAGCCGCTGTCGCCGCTCTGAACGAGGTCTTTAACAAGACGTCGGTTGTGGTGGTGGCGCATTATTCCGGCTTGACGGTGGCCCAGATGCAAAATCTGCGTAAGCAGATGCGCGACGCGGGCGCCACGGTTCAAGTCGCAAAAAATCGCCTTGCCAAGATCGCCCTGGAAGGAACCGACACAAGCTCGATTACGAGCCTGCTGAAGGGACCGACCCTGCTTGCCTATTCGCAGGATCCGGTGGCGGCCGCCAAGGTCGCCGTCGGCTTTGCCAAGGATAACGAGAAGCTCGTGATCCTCGGTGGCGCGATGGGAAAAACGTCGCTCAATCCGGAGGCCATCAAGTCGCTCGCGACTTTGCCGTCTTTGGACGAATTGCGCGCCAAGCTCGTTGGGCTCATCCAGGCGCCGGCGACAAAACTCGCGCAGCTTTCGACCGCACCGGCTGCCAAGCTGGCGCGTGTCATTTCTGCCTATGCGAACAAGGACGCCGCCTGA
- the rplA gene encoding 50S ribosomal protein L1, whose product MTHIAKRVVKSREGIERTKLYPISEAVKLVKERASAKFDETVEIAMNLGVDPKHADQMVRGVVNLPNGTGRTLRVAVFARGAKADEAKAAGADIVGAEDLVATVQGGQIDFDRCIATPDMMPLVGRLGKVLGPRGLMPNPKVGTVTMDVTAAVKASKGGAVEFRVEKAGIIQGSVGKASFDETKLVENIAAFVDAVAKAKPQGAKGTYIQRVAISSTMGPGVKVDPATVHA is encoded by the coding sequence ATGACCCATATTGCAAAGCGCGTTGTTAAATCCCGCGAAGGCATCGAGCGCACCAAGCTTTATCCGATCAGCGAGGCCGTAAAGCTTGTCAAGGAACGGGCGAGCGCCAAGTTTGACGAGACGGTCGAGATCGCCATGAACCTCGGCGTCGACCCCAAGCATGCGGATCAGATGGTCCGCGGCGTGGTCAATCTGCCGAACGGCACGGGCCGCACGCTGCGCGTTGCCGTGTTCGCACGTGGCGCCAAGGCTGATGAGGCCAAGGCGGCTGGCGCGGATATCGTCGGCGCGGAAGATCTGGTGGCGACCGTTCAGGGCGGCCAGATCGATTTCGATCGCTGCATCGCGACGCCGGATATGATGCCGCTCGTCGGTCGCCTTGGTAAGGTGCTGGGCCCGCGCGGCCTGATGCCGAACCCCAAGGTCGGAACGGTGACCATGGATGTCACGGCTGCGGTCAAGGCGTCGAAGGGTGGTGCGGTCGAATTTCGTGTGGAAAAGGCCGGCATCATTCAGGGCAGCGTCGGCAAGGCATCCTTCGATGAAACGAAGCTGGTCGAGAATATCGCGGCCTTCGTCGATGCCGTCGCCAAGGCCAAGCCGCAAGGCGCAAAAGGCACCTATATTCAACGGGTTGCCATCTCCTCGACGATGGGGCCTGGGGTCAAGGTCGATCCAGCCACCGTCCATGCATAA
- the rplK gene encoding 50S ribosomal protein L11 → MAKKVAGYIKLQVPAGAANPSPPIGPALGQRGLNIMEFCKAFNAKTAQMEKGTPIPVVITAYQDRSFTFEMKLPPVTFFLKRAAGITSGSKTTGRGFVGRVTKAQINEIAEKKLPDLNCATVEAAAKMIEGSARSIGLEVVG, encoded by the coding sequence ATGGCAAAGAAAGTTGCCGGTTATATTAAATTGCAGGTTCCGGCCGGCGCCGCCAATCCGTCGCCGCCTATCGGCCCGGCGCTTGGTCAGCGCGGCCTCAACATCATGGAATTCTGCAAGGCCTTCAATGCCAAGACCGCGCAGATGGAAAAGGGGACGCCGATCCCCGTCGTCATCACCGCTTATCAGGACCGCTCCTTCACCTTCGAGATGAAGCTGCCGCCGGTCACCTTTTTTCTGAAAAGGGCCGCAGGCATCACCTCCGGTTCGAAGACCACGGGCCGTGGCTTTGTCGGTCGCGTGACCAAGGCTCAGATCAACGAGATCGCCGAAAAGAAGCTGCCGGATCTAAATTGCGCGACCGTCGAGGCCGCTGCCAAGATGATCGAGGGCTCCGCCCGCTCGATCGGCCTTGAAGTGGTGGGGTGA
- the nusG gene encoding transcription termination/antitermination protein NusG has translation MSMRWYIVHAYSNFEKKVAESIREQAAQRNLSEKFEEILVPTEHVVEVRKGRKVNSERKFFPGYVLVKCDLTDDIYHLIKNTPKVTGFLGADKKPMPISDAEADRIKGQVADGVDRPKSTISYEIGETVRVADGPFASFNGTVEEVDEARSRVKVAVSIFGRATPVELEYSQVEKV, from the coding sequence ATGAGCATGCGCTGGTACATCGTCCACGCCTATTCCAATTTCGAGAAGAAGGTCGCTGAATCGATCCGCGAGCAGGCGGCGCAGCGCAATCTGTCCGAGAAGTTCGAGGAAATCCTCGTGCCGACCGAGCACGTTGTCGAGGTGCGCAAGGGTCGCAAGGTCAATTCCGAGCGGAAGTTCTTCCCCGGCTATGTGCTCGTCAAATGTGACCTGACGGACGACATCTATCACCTGATCAAGAACACGCCGAAGGTGACGGGCTTCCTTGGCGCCGACAAGAAGCCGATGCCGATTTCGGATGCTGAGGCCGACCGGATCAAGGGCCAGGTGGCTGATGGTGTCGATCGGCCGAAGTCGACGATCTCCTACGAGATCGGCGAGACGGTGCGGGTCGCTGACGGCCCGTTCGCGTCCTTCAACGGCACGGTCGAGGAAGTCGACGAGGCCCGCTCGCGCGTCAAGGTCGCAGTCTCGATCTTCGGCCGCGCAACGCCAGTCGAGCTCGAATATTCGCAGGTCGAGAAAGTTTAA
- the secE gene encoding preprotein translocase subunit SecE, which yields MADPLQFIQEVRQEAGKVTWPTRRETLITTGLVITMVILASLFFLAVDEILQLVVRFVLNVGH from the coding sequence ATGGCCGATCCGCTGCAATTCATTCAGGAAGTCCGTCAGGAGGCCGGCAAGGTCACTTGGCCGACTCGCCGTGAGACGTTGATCACGACGGGTCTCGTCATCACGATGGTCATTCTTGCGAGCCTGTTCTTTCTCGCCGTCGATGAAATTTTACAATTGGTTGTCCGCTTCGTCCTGAACGTCGGGCATTGA
- a CDS encoding sulfate ABC transporter ATP-binding protein → MSIEVRRISKTYGSFQALKGVNLKVNSGELVALLGPSGSGKTTLLRVIAGIEAADPGGEVLFDGLDVSDTDLGKRKIGFVFQHYALFKQMSVFENIAFGLRSKPWRQRPSNAAIKSKVEELLSLVQLSNFAQRYPSQLSGGQRQRVALARALAVEPQVLLLDEPFGALDATVRRELRRWLRKLHNTIKVTTIFVTHDQEEALEVADRVAVMNAGGIEQYDAPEEVYEHPANPFVFRFLGNYNLFHGRQESQASGQGSTEGEAVTFVRPHDIEISRESDASAIAARVTHIGFAGAAVNVELIRLDDQRSIDAELTTQTYRDLALKVEDQVFVRLRNAHSFADDYSI, encoded by the coding sequence ATGAGTATCGAAGTCCGCCGGATCAGCAAGACCTACGGCTCGTTCCAAGCGCTGAAGGGCGTAAACCTTAAGGTCAATTCAGGCGAGCTTGTCGCGTTGCTTGGGCCGAGCGGCTCCGGCAAGACGACTTTGCTGCGCGTGATAGCCGGGATCGAGGCGGCCGACCCCGGCGGCGAAGTCTTGTTCGACGGCCTTGACGTTTCCGACACCGATCTTGGCAAGCGCAAGATCGGGTTCGTCTTCCAGCATTATGCTTTGTTCAAGCAGATGAGCGTCTTCGAGAACATCGCTTTCGGTCTGCGGTCGAAACCGTGGCGGCAGCGCCCATCGAATGCCGCGATCAAGAGCAAGGTCGAGGAATTGCTGTCACTCGTCCAGCTCAGCAATTTCGCCCAGCGCTATCCTTCGCAATTGTCGGGCGGCCAGCGTCAGCGCGTGGCACTTGCCCGTGCGCTCGCCGTCGAGCCGCAGGTGTTGTTGCTCGATGAACCGTTCGGGGCGCTCGACGCCACGGTGCGGCGGGAGCTACGCCGCTGGCTGCGTAAATTGCATAATACGATCAAGGTCACGACGATTTTCGTGACCCACGATCAGGAAGAGGCGCTCGAGGTCGCCGACCGCGTCGCGGTGATGAACGCGGGGGGCATCGAGCAATATGACGCGCCCGAGGAAGTCTACGAGCATCCGGCGAACCCGTTCGTGTTCCGCTTCCTCGGCAATTACAATCTGTTCCACGGCCGGCAGGAAAGCCAGGCCTCGGGGCAGGGGAGCACCGAAGGTGAAGCCGTTACGTTCGTGCGGCCGCACGACATCGAAATCTCCCGCGAGAGTGACGCCAGTGCGATCGCAGCCAGGGTGACCCATATCGGCTTTGCCGGGGCCGCCGTGAATGTCGAACTCATCAGACTCGATGATCAACGATCGATCGATGCGGAGCTGACGACGCAGACCTATCGCGATCTGGCGCTGAAGGTCGAAGACCAGGTCTTCGTCCGCCTGCGCAATGCGCATTCCTTCGCCGACGATTACTCGATCTGA
- a CDS encoding ABC transporter permease subunit: MSGAPILQTHTAPARSNKAERSVTGRVLVTAAVLFLTLFIVLPVTNVFTQALSNGVAAYWHVFFPPAVDPAAHLTIFQRHRQVAAVRQAADTWNAIRLSCGVAAIVVPLNIIFGIAAAWAITKFRFRGRLLLLTLIDLPFSISPVIAGLVFVLLFGRGGVVGDWATNVTWPDPTSLTWQGFSGHWWPFAFANTYTGIIFTPVAIVLATSFVTFPFVARSLIPLMDAQGSDEELAALSLGASGWRTFWTVTLPNIRWGLLYGAILCTARAFGEFGAVSVVSGHIDSNDTIPLRVEKLWDGYDMQGAFAVSTLLALLAVVTLIIKAAVEIRTKHTETAAAAVHEVKPDEYRSPPDQQDLRLVPSAEGRKP; the protein is encoded by the coding sequence ATGTCCGGGGCGCCCATTCTCCAAACGCACACCGCTCCGGCGCGTTCGAACAAGGCCGAGCGCAGCGTGACCGGACGCGTGCTCGTCACGGCCGCGGTTTTGTTTCTTACGCTGTTTATCGTCCTGCCAGTCACCAATGTGTTCACGCAGGCGCTCTCGAACGGTGTCGCCGCCTATTGGCACGTGTTCTTTCCGCCGGCCGTCGATCCCGCGGCACATCTCACGATCTTCCAGAGGCACCGGCAGGTGGCCGCGGTTCGGCAGGCCGCCGATACGTGGAATGCGATCCGCTTGAGCTGTGGCGTCGCTGCCATCGTCGTGCCGCTCAATATCATCTTTGGCATCGCCGCGGCTTGGGCGATTACGAAGTTCCGGTTCCGCGGCCGGCTCCTGCTGCTGACGCTGATCGATCTGCCATTCTCGATCTCGCCGGTCATTGCCGGTCTGGTCTTCGTGCTGCTCTTCGGACGCGGGGGCGTGGTTGGGGATTGGGCGACAAACGTGACCTGGCCGGACCCGACTTCGCTCACCTGGCAGGGCTTTTCCGGCCATTGGTGGCCCTTTGCCTTCGCCAATACCTACACCGGCATCATCTTCACCCCGGTTGCGATCGTGCTCGCCACGTCATTCGTGACCTTTCCGTTCGTCGCGCGATCTCTGATTCCACTGATGGACGCGCAAGGCTCGGACGAGGAGCTTGCCGCGCTTTCGCTTGGCGCCAGCGGCTGGCGGACGTTCTGGACGGTGACGCTACCGAATATCAGGTGGGGCCTGCTCTATGGCGCGATCCTGTGCACGGCGCGCGCGTTCGGCGAATTCGGCGCCGTCTCGGTCGTCTCCGGCCATATCGATTCCAATGATACGATTCCGTTGCGGGTCGAGAAGCTTTGGGACGGCTATGACATGCAAGGCGCCTTTGCGGTTTCGACCTTGCTTGCGCTGCTGGCCGTTGTGACCTTGATCATCAAGGCAGCGGTCGAGATCAGGACCAAACATACCGAGACGGCCGCCGCGGCGGTTCATGAGGTGAAGCCCGATGAGTATCGAAGTCCGCCGGATCAGCAAGACCTACGGCTCGTTCCAAGCGCTGAAGGGCGTAAACCTTAA
- a CDS encoding ABC transporter permease subunit — MAGARKVIPGFRLTLGYTLFYLSLLVLIPLAALVLKTTQLSWSEFVATITDPVVVAAYQLTFGAAALAAIVNGLFGLIVAWVLVREPFPGRRYFDALIDFPFALPTAVAGITFSNLYLTDGWIGGFGDHAVTFLNGLAGHFGHPNALSAGALSWLDFPYSNTNTGIVIVLIFVGFPFVVRSVQPVLQEWDPQYEQAAYSLGASGATTFRRVIFPEIFPAWLSGVALAFARAIGEYGSVIFIASNIPGKSQIVPLQIVTKLDEFEPAQATAIGVVLLFFSLLILLGINGIETWSRRRSQAAV, encoded by the coding sequence ATGGCGGGCGCGCGCAAGGTCATCCCCGGCTTCCGGCTGACGCTCGGCTATACGCTCTTCTATCTCTCGCTTCTGGTGCTGATCCCGCTCGCGGCGCTGGTCCTCAAGACCACGCAATTGTCGTGGTCCGAGTTCGTCGCGACGATTACCGATCCGGTCGTCGTCGCGGCTTATCAATTGACCTTTGGCGCCGCGGCTCTGGCTGCGATCGTCAATGGTCTGTTCGGCCTGATCGTCGCCTGGGTTCTTGTGCGTGAGCCTTTTCCGGGCCGGCGTTATTTCGATGCGCTGATCGATTTTCCCTTTGCGCTGCCGACTGCCGTCGCCGGCATCACCTTTTCAAACCTCTATCTCACCGATGGCTGGATTGGCGGCTTCGGCGATCACGCAGTTACATTTCTGAACGGGCTGGCGGGTCATTTCGGCCACCCGAATGCTCTGTCCGCCGGCGCGCTGTCCTGGCTGGACTTTCCTTACAGCAACACCAACACCGGCATTGTGATCGTCCTGATCTTCGTCGGGTTTCCGTTCGTCGTGCGCTCGGTGCAGCCGGTGCTGCAGGAATGGGATCCGCAATATGAACAGGCGGCCTATAGCCTTGGAGCAAGCGGGGCGACGACTTTTCGACGCGTGATCTTTCCGGAGATTTTCCCGGCGTGGCTCAGCGGTGTCGCGCTCGCCTTCGCTCGCGCCATTGGCGAATACGGCTCGGTAATCTTCATTGCCAGCAACATTCCGGGCAAGTCGCAGATCGTGCCGTTGCAGATCGTCACCAAGCTCGACGAGTTCGAGCCGGCCCAGGCCACCGCCATTGGCGTCGTGCTGCTGTTCTTCTCGCTCCTGATCCTGCTGGGCATCAACGGGATCGAAACCTGGTCGCGACGCCGGTCGCAAGCGGCGGTCTGA